A stretch of the Ascaphus truei isolate aAscTru1 chromosome 4, aAscTru1.hap1, whole genome shotgun sequence genome encodes the following:
- the MANEA gene encoding LOW QUALITY PROTEIN: glycoprotein endo-alpha-1,2-mannosidase (The sequence of the model RefSeq protein was modified relative to this genomic sequence to represent the inferred CDS: inserted 1 base in 1 codon), producing the protein MTRFRKRTCITLFFFILFVCSIMMGLKTLRPDAAVFGSPFGLGLLPKIHRVTALQKVPNEKSARENVASQTKALISSSFTVSQSEMEELPPPNYDIHIFYYTWYGNPQFDGKFIHWNHPLLKHWDAKIANNFPTGRHNPPDXIGANFYPELGTYSSRDPSVIEAHMKQMRSASVGVVSLSWYPQGMGDDNGEPSDDLVSTILDKAQKYGLKVTFHIEPYRERDDRSVHDNVIYIVDKYGSHPAFYRYKTSTGRMLPMFYIYDSYITKPDIWANLLTPSGSQSIRNTPYDGIFIALLVEEKHKYDIKRSGFDGFYTYFATNGFSYGSSHHNWPSLKEFCDSNNLMFIPSLGPGYIDTSIRPWNVQNTRNRVNGKYYETALNAALLVRPSIVSITSFNEWHEGTQIEAAIPKKTAQIKYDDYLPYKPNIYLELTRKWSMKFIKEREQWLV; encoded by the exons ATGACAAGATTTCGCAAGAGAACATGCatcacattgtttttttttattttgtttgtatgTTCCATTATGATGGGCTTGAAAACATTGAGACCTGATGCTGCTGTTTTTGGGAGCCCTTTTGGACTTGGCCTTCTACCCAAAATTCACAGAGTCACAGCTCTTCAAAAAGTCCCTAATGAAAAGAGTGCCCGAGAAAATGTTGCTAGTCAGACAAAGGCTTTAATTTCATCAAGCTTTACGGTTTCCCAATCAGAGATGGAAGAATTACCACCCCCCAATTATGAcattcatatattttattacacatggTATGGAAATCCGCAGTTTGATGGTAAATTTATTCACTGGAACCACCCATTGCTGAAACACTGGGATGCTAAAATCGCAAATAATTTTCCAACTGGAAGGCACAATCCTCCTG TTATTGGAGCTAATTTTTACCCTGAACTTGGGACGTATAGCTCCAGGGACCCATCTGTTATAGAAGCCCACATGAAGCAAATGCGATCCGCTTCTGTAG GTGTGGTATCACTATCATGGTATCCACAAGGTATGGGTGATGACAATGGTGAGCCATCTGATGACTTGGTATCAACTATTTTAGACAAAGCTCAGAAGTATGGATTAAAG gTTACTTTTCACATTGAGCCATACAGAGAAAGAGATGACCGCAGCGTGCATGACAATGTCATATACATTGTTGACAA ATATGGAAGTCACCCCGCATTTTACCGATACAAGACCAGCACTGGTAGAATGTTGCCAATGTTCTATATTTATGATTCATATATAACAAAACCGGACATATGGGCAAATCTTTTAACACCATCTGGATCCCAGAGTATTCGGAATACACCATATGATGGAATTTTTATTGCTTTGCTTGTAGAGGAAAAGCATAAATATGATATTAAAAGAAGTGGCTTTGATGGTTTCTACACCTACTTTGCCACAAATGGTTTTTCTTACGGATCATCACATCACAACTGGCCTAGTTTAAAAGAGTTTTGTGACAGCAACAACTTAATGTTTATTCCAAGTCTTGGGCCAGGGTATATAGACACCAGCATTCGTCCTTGGAACGTTCAAAACACAAGGAATCGAGTCAATGGGAAGTACTATGAAACTGCTCTAAATGCAGCATTGCTAGTGCGACCTAGTATTGTTTCCATTACATCATTTAATGAATGGCATGAAGGAACTCAAATAGAAGCAGCCATTCCCAAGAAGACTGCTCAGATTAAATATGATGATTACCTGCCTTATAAGCCTAATATTTATCTGGAGCTCACTCGGAAGTGGTCCATGAAATTTATCAAGGAACGAGAGCAGTGGCTAGTGTAG